Proteins found in one Neomonachus schauinslandi chromosome 1, ASM220157v2, whole genome shotgun sequence genomic segment:
- the PWWP3A gene encoding PWWP domain-containing DNA repair factor 3A isoform X1, whose amino-acid sequence MTDAQYVLCRWEKRLWPAKVLARTETSTKKKRKKEFFLSVQILSLDEKIEVRSAEVEILKTAHIERIASSLASQNEVPAEPLEELAYRRSLRVALDVLNQRTSLPQESSSREERTALFSGEKPMELASSLCDPSSSGLQEDVLSSSGPQRRARVRPRLSGSPTCRKDPKCKDRRKELGTSESAWASVVPSAKGGSQDASGSRACCRRRTALSKKGRSLAQEPSSCQRVPSLSGGDGEPERSPPAPGSPPSVREEGLWAKGRDPGLPPRGPTVLPTQGRPACPDARGRPAKRLHPDGSQRLPTPQREPGAVPRQRPRGCMTLRSAAKLSLPAPQASPEETRNLHILVEEDRQSSGESVDFNPIHSVLEEEEDDEEPPRILFYHEPRSFEVGMLVWLKHQKYPFWPAVVKSVRRRDKKASVLFIEGHMDPKGRGITVSLRRLKHFDCKEKQALLNEAKEDFDQAIGWCVSLITDYRVRLGCGSFAGSFLEYYAADISYPVRKSIQQDVLGTRFPQLSGGYPEEPVVGSPQGRRRPYRKVLPDRSRAARDRANQKLVEYIVKARGAEGHLRAILKNRKPSRWLKTFLNSGQYVTCVETYLEDEDQLDLVVKYLQGVYQETGSRTLARVNGDRIRFILDVLLPEAIICAIAAVDAVDYKTAEEKYLRGPSLSYREKEIFDNQLLEERSQRC is encoded by the exons ATGACGGACGCCCAGTATGTCCTGTGCAGATGGGAGAAGCGACTGTGGCCTGCCAAG GTGTTGGCGAGAACTGAGACGtcaacaaaaaagaagagaaaaaaggaattttttctaAGTGTTCAAATACTCTCCCTAGATGAAAA GATTGAGGTGAGAAGCGCAGAGGTGGAAATCCTGAAGACGGCCCACATCGAACGGATCGCCTCCTCTCTGG CCTCCCAGAACGAGGTTCCTGCTGAACCCCTGGAGGAGCTGGCCTACAGACGCTCGCTTCGAGTGGCTCTGGATGTTTTGAACCAGAGAACCAGTTTGCCTCAAGAAAGCTCTTCAAGGGAAGAAAGAACTGCTCTGTTCTCAGGAGAGAAGCCCATGGAACTGGCCTCCTCGCTCTGTGACCCTAGCTCTTCTGGTCTCCAGGAAGACGTGCTGAGCAGTTCTGGACCTCAGAGGAGGGCACGTGTACGCCCAAGGCTGTCGGGTTCACCCACGTGTAGAAAGGACCCCAAGTGCAAAGACCGCAGGAAGGAGCTCGGGACAAGTGAGAGTGCGTGGGCCTCGGTGGTCCCCTCAGCCAAAGGTGGTTCTCAGGATGCCAGTGGATCGAGAGCGTGCTGCAGAAGGCGGACAGCCCTGAGTAAAAAGGGAAGAAGTTTAGCACAGGAGCCTAGCTCGTGTCAGAGGGTACCTTCGCTCTCAGGGGGAGACGGTGAACCAGAGAGgagccctccagcccctggctcaCCGCCCAGCGTCAGGGAGGAGGGTCTGTGGGCCAAAGGGCGAGACCCGGGTTTGCCTCCGCGTGGCCCCACTGTGCTCCCGACCCAGGGGCGCCCCGCCTGCCCAGATGCCCGAGGCCGCCCTGCCAAGCGGCTGCACCCAGATGGCAGTCAGAGGCTGCCCACCCCGCAGCGGGAGCCGGGGGCAGTGCCCAGGCAGAGGCCCAGGGGATGCATGACTCTGCGCAGTGCTGCCAAACTcagcctgcctgccccccagGCTTCCCCAGAGGAGACAAGAAATCTTCACATCCTGGTGGAGGAAG ACCGTCAGTCTTCTGGAGAGTCAGTCGACTTTAATCCCATTCATTCCGtcttggaggaagaggaggatgatgAGGAGCCACCCAGAATCCTTTTCTATCACG aacCACGGTCATTTGAAGTAGGAATGCTGGTCTGGCTTAAACACCAGAAATACCCCTTCTGGCCAGCAGTG GTCAAGAGTGTCCGGCGAAGAGATAAGAAAGCCAGTGTGCTCTTTATCGAGGGGCACATGGACCCCAAAGGGAGAGG GATCACGGTGTCTCTCAGGAGACTGAAGCACTTCGACTGCAAAGAGAAGCAGGCGCTTCTG AACGAAGCCAAGGAGGACTTCGACCAGGCCATCGGCTGGTGTGTCTCCCTGATCACCGACTACAGGGTCCGGCTTG GCTGCGGTTCTTTCGCGGGCTCTTTCCTGGAGTATTACGCCGCCGATATAA GTTATCCTGTCCGCAAGTCCATCCAGCAGGACGTCTTGGGGACCAGGTTCCCGCAGCTGAGCGGGGGGTACCCCGAGGAACCTGTGGTGGGGAGCCCCCAGGGGAGGAGGCGGCCCTACAGGAAGGTCCTCCCTGACCGGTCCCGGGCTGCTCGGGACCGGGCCAACCAGAAGCTCGTGGAGTACATCGTGAAAGCGAGGGGCGCCGAGGGCCACCTGCGGGCCATCCTGAAGAACAGGAAGCCGTCCCGGTGGCTGAAGACGTTTCTGAATTCGGGTCAGTACGTGACGTGCGTGGAGACGTACCTGGAGGACGAGGATCAGCTGGACCTGGTGGTGAAGTACTTACAGGGGGTCTACCAGGAGACGGGCAGCAGGACGCTGGCGCGGGTCAACGGCGACCGGATCCGCTTTATTCTGGATGTTCTTCTGCCTGAA GCCATCATCTGCGCGATCGCGGCGGTGGACGCTGTGGATTACAAGACGGCTGAGGAGAAGTACCTCAGAGGACCGTCCCTCAGCTACCG ggaaaaagaaatatttgataacCAGCTCCTAGAAGAAAGGAGTCAGCGGTGCTGA
- the PWWP3A gene encoding PWWP domain-containing DNA repair factor 3A isoform X2, with translation MRRWGKMLPSPPPPSHTSQNEVPAEPLEELAYRRSLRVALDVLNQRTSLPQESSSREERTALFSGEKPMELASSLCDPSSSGLQEDVLSSSGPQRRARVRPRLSGSPTCRKDPKCKDRRKELGTSESAWASVVPSAKGGSQDASGSRACCRRRTALSKKGRSLAQEPSSCQRVPSLSGGDGEPERSPPAPGSPPSVREEGLWAKGRDPGLPPRGPTVLPTQGRPACPDARGRPAKRLHPDGSQRLPTPQREPGAVPRQRPRGCMTLRSAAKLSLPAPQASPEETRNLHILVEEDRQSSGESVDFNPIHSVLEEEEDDEEPPRILFYHEPRSFEVGMLVWLKHQKYPFWPAVVKSVRRRDKKASVLFIEGHMDPKGRGITVSLRRLKHFDCKEKQALLNEAKEDFDQAIGWCVSLITDYRVRLGCGSFAGSFLEYYAADISYPVRKSIQQDVLGTRFPQLSGGYPEEPVVGSPQGRRRPYRKVLPDRSRAARDRANQKLVEYIVKARGAEGHLRAILKNRKPSRWLKTFLNSGQYVTCVETYLEDEDQLDLVVKYLQGVYQETGSRTLARVNGDRIRFILDVLLPEAIICAIAAVDAVDYKTAEEKYLRGPSLSYREKEIFDNQLLEERSQRC, from the exons ATGAGGAGATGGGGCAAGATgcttccttccccaccacccccatcccaca CCTCCCAGAACGAGGTTCCTGCTGAACCCCTGGAGGAGCTGGCCTACAGACGCTCGCTTCGAGTGGCTCTGGATGTTTTGAACCAGAGAACCAGTTTGCCTCAAGAAAGCTCTTCAAGGGAAGAAAGAACTGCTCTGTTCTCAGGAGAGAAGCCCATGGAACTGGCCTCCTCGCTCTGTGACCCTAGCTCTTCTGGTCTCCAGGAAGACGTGCTGAGCAGTTCTGGACCTCAGAGGAGGGCACGTGTACGCCCAAGGCTGTCGGGTTCACCCACGTGTAGAAAGGACCCCAAGTGCAAAGACCGCAGGAAGGAGCTCGGGACAAGTGAGAGTGCGTGGGCCTCGGTGGTCCCCTCAGCCAAAGGTGGTTCTCAGGATGCCAGTGGATCGAGAGCGTGCTGCAGAAGGCGGACAGCCCTGAGTAAAAAGGGAAGAAGTTTAGCACAGGAGCCTAGCTCGTGTCAGAGGGTACCTTCGCTCTCAGGGGGAGACGGTGAACCAGAGAGgagccctccagcccctggctcaCCGCCCAGCGTCAGGGAGGAGGGTCTGTGGGCCAAAGGGCGAGACCCGGGTTTGCCTCCGCGTGGCCCCACTGTGCTCCCGACCCAGGGGCGCCCCGCCTGCCCAGATGCCCGAGGCCGCCCTGCCAAGCGGCTGCACCCAGATGGCAGTCAGAGGCTGCCCACCCCGCAGCGGGAGCCGGGGGCAGTGCCCAGGCAGAGGCCCAGGGGATGCATGACTCTGCGCAGTGCTGCCAAACTcagcctgcctgccccccagGCTTCCCCAGAGGAGACAAGAAATCTTCACATCCTGGTGGAGGAAG ACCGTCAGTCTTCTGGAGAGTCAGTCGACTTTAATCCCATTCATTCCGtcttggaggaagaggaggatgatgAGGAGCCACCCAGAATCCTTTTCTATCACG aacCACGGTCATTTGAAGTAGGAATGCTGGTCTGGCTTAAACACCAGAAATACCCCTTCTGGCCAGCAGTG GTCAAGAGTGTCCGGCGAAGAGATAAGAAAGCCAGTGTGCTCTTTATCGAGGGGCACATGGACCCCAAAGGGAGAGG GATCACGGTGTCTCTCAGGAGACTGAAGCACTTCGACTGCAAAGAGAAGCAGGCGCTTCTG AACGAAGCCAAGGAGGACTTCGACCAGGCCATCGGCTGGTGTGTCTCCCTGATCACCGACTACAGGGTCCGGCTTG GCTGCGGTTCTTTCGCGGGCTCTTTCCTGGAGTATTACGCCGCCGATATAA GTTATCCTGTCCGCAAGTCCATCCAGCAGGACGTCTTGGGGACCAGGTTCCCGCAGCTGAGCGGGGGGTACCCCGAGGAACCTGTGGTGGGGAGCCCCCAGGGGAGGAGGCGGCCCTACAGGAAGGTCCTCCCTGACCGGTCCCGGGCTGCTCGGGACCGGGCCAACCAGAAGCTCGTGGAGTACATCGTGAAAGCGAGGGGCGCCGAGGGCCACCTGCGGGCCATCCTGAAGAACAGGAAGCCGTCCCGGTGGCTGAAGACGTTTCTGAATTCGGGTCAGTACGTGACGTGCGTGGAGACGTACCTGGAGGACGAGGATCAGCTGGACCTGGTGGTGAAGTACTTACAGGGGGTCTACCAGGAGACGGGCAGCAGGACGCTGGCGCGGGTCAACGGCGACCGGATCCGCTTTATTCTGGATGTTCTTCTGCCTGAA GCCATCATCTGCGCGATCGCGGCGGTGGACGCTGTGGATTACAAGACGGCTGAGGAGAAGTACCTCAGAGGACCGTCCCTCAGCTACCG ggaaaaagaaatatttgataacCAGCTCCTAGAAGAAAGGAGTCAGCGGTGCTGA